A region of Anaerolineales bacterium DNA encodes the following proteins:
- a CDS encoding helicase: protein MNPQLSRQIPEIGQIVTVRQRRYVVSDVLQSAIPVEILQNAGGTNQHLVTLSSIEDDALGETLQVIWEIEPDARINEKAGLPDPSGFDHPRRFDAFLNAVRWGAISSADIRSLQAPFRSGITIEDYQLDPLVRAVQMPRANLLVADDVGLGKTIEAGLVVQELLLRNRARTVLIVCPSSLQIQWRDQMRDKFGLEFRIVDSELMRTLRRTRGLHTNPWSHFPRLITSIDFIKRDRPMRLFKDLLPSEDEPKYPRKFDILIIDEAHNVAPVGRGKYATDSLRTLAIRTIAPHFEHKLFLTATPHNGYKESFSALLELLDNQRFARGIEPDRQQLQLIMVRRMKSELPPQFDGTPRFHKRHIQAIEVAYTEEEKQAHAWLQEYTELRQQNPKDAVERYATEFMMKMLKKRLFSSPAAFLLTLEKHLQTIEKTKATTEQHKPVLGILRQQLEAAEEDDTQEATEETGDDAILTASRLFRPLTSREKELLDNLHTWAKRQASRPDSKIQELLKWLRTTVKPNGVWSNERVVIFTEYRATLNSLQEILASEGFTGDDRLMTLYGGMADEDREAIKAAFQARPEISPVRILLATDAASEGIDLQNYCHRIIHMEIPWNPNRLEQRNGRLDRHGQTKDVMVHHFVTKGFRDHEQSTWDMGGRGLEDDLEFLFRAVKKVEQIREDLGKVGPVIALQVEEAMLGKRRRLDTTQAERDSEPVRRMLKFERDLRTQIAKHMEQLQETRQTMDFSPENTEVIVETALELAGQRPLIPGKIKDPQVQSTQLSEITIYDLPALTGSWAACAEGLAHPHTGQIRPIVFDHRSVDSRDDVVLAHLNHRLVQMSLRLLRAEVWSPASKKGLHRLTARIVPDNVLVDPAVIAFARLVVIGGDQNRLHEEIITAGGYLREGRLVRMNVGQVTSAIASVSANEPSKAMQQRLLALYPKIVPQIVTALEARSNDRVEGIQKLLAERAAFEATSIESILNELAESIRQELDEPEAVQLELFTSEEKEQLNRNIDSLKRRLAAIPGEIKQEKKVVQDRYADPQTRMFPVALMFLVPQKLS from the coding sequence ATGAATCCACAATTATCTCGACAAATCCCGGAAATTGGACAAATCGTTACCGTCCGCCAGCGACGATATGTTGTATCTGATGTACTCCAGAGCGCAATTCCTGTTGAGATTCTTCAAAATGCTGGGGGAACCAATCAACACCTGGTCACACTCAGTTCGATTGAAGATGATGCGCTGGGAGAGACACTCCAGGTCATCTGGGAAATTGAACCCGATGCGAGGATTAATGAGAAGGCCGGCTTACCTGATCCTTCCGGTTTTGACCATCCAAGAAGGTTCGACGCATTTTTGAATGCTGTTCGATGGGGAGCAATCAGTTCTGCCGATATTCGGTCACTTCAAGCTCCTTTTCGTAGCGGAATCACAATCGAAGATTATCAACTTGACCCTCTTGTGCGTGCTGTACAGATGCCTCGTGCAAATTTACTGGTCGCAGATGATGTAGGCCTGGGGAAAACGATAGAGGCCGGCCTCGTTGTTCAGGAATTGCTTCTTCGTAATCGCGCACGGACAGTATTGATTGTCTGCCCTTCCTCGCTTCAAATCCAATGGCGCGATCAGATGCGGGATAAATTCGGGCTGGAGTTCCGAATTGTTGATTCGGAATTGATGCGGACACTCCGGCGAACGCGCGGCCTACACACTAATCCATGGTCCCATTTTCCCCGGCTGATCACATCGATTGACTTTATCAAACGCGACCGACCCATGCGGCTATTCAAGGATCTCCTTCCATCCGAGGATGAGCCTAAATACCCACGAAAGTTCGACATCCTCATCATTGATGAGGCACATAATGTCGCCCCGGTGGGAAGGGGTAAATATGCCACCGATTCGTTGAGAACATTGGCGATTCGAACCATCGCCCCACATTTTGAGCATAAGTTATTCCTTACCGCCACACCTCACAATGGATACAAGGAATCCTTCTCCGCGCTGCTGGAACTGCTGGATAATCAGCGATTTGCCCGCGGGATCGAACCTGACCGACAGCAACTCCAATTGATAATGGTCCGGCGAATGAAAAGCGAGCTGCCTCCTCAGTTTGACGGCACTCCCCGCTTTCATAAACGTCATATCCAGGCAATCGAAGTCGCTTACACCGAAGAGGAAAAGCAAGCCCATGCCTGGCTGCAGGAATATACCGAACTTCGGCAACAAAATCCGAAAGACGCAGTCGAGCGGTACGCCACTGAGTTCATGATGAAAATGTTGAAGAAGCGGCTATTCTCATCGCCTGCTGCTTTTTTGCTCACTCTTGAGAAACACCTTCAGACTATTGAGAAAACCAAGGCTACGACCGAGCAACATAAACCAGTTTTAGGGATCCTCCGGCAACAGCTTGAGGCGGCAGAGGAAGATGACACTCAGGAAGCCACAGAAGAGACAGGAGATGATGCCATCCTGACCGCATCCCGCCTGTTCCGCCCCCTTACGTCAAGAGAAAAAGAACTTCTAGACAATCTACACACTTGGGCAAAGCGTCAGGCTTCACGACCGGATAGCAAAATCCAGGAGCTTTTGAAATGGCTACGAACCACGGTCAAACCAAATGGGGTTTGGTCCAACGAACGGGTGGTGATATTTACCGAGTATCGAGCGACGCTTAATTCTTTACAAGAAATCCTGGCCTCAGAGGGATTCACCGGGGACGACCGGTTGATGACCTTATATGGTGGTATGGCCGATGAAGATCGGGAAGCAATCAAAGCTGCATTTCAGGCACGACCAGAAATCAGCCCGGTGCGTATCCTTCTGGCAACCGATGCTGCTTCTGAAGGCATAGATCTGCAGAACTATTGTCACCGCATCATCCATATGGAAATTCCATGGAATCCGAATCGGCTGGAGCAGCGTAACGGCCGGCTGGATCGGCATGGTCAAACCAAAGATGTAATGGTCCATCATTTTGTAACCAAAGGCTTCCGTGATCACGAGCAGAGTACCTGGGATATGGGCGGGCGTGGATTAGAAGATGATCTGGAATTCCTTTTTCGGGCAGTAAAGAAGGTTGAACAGATCCGCGAAGATCTGGGGAAAGTTGGACCAGTCATCGCTTTGCAGGTCGAAGAAGCCATGCTGGGAAAACGCCGGCGTTTGGATACCACCCAGGCAGAGCGAGACAGCGAACCCGTTCGACGAATGTTGAAATTCGAGCGCGACCTTCGCACCCAGATCGCCAAGCACATGGAACAACTTCAAGAAACCCGCCAAACCATGGATTTTTCACCCGAGAATACAGAAGTGATCGTTGAGACAGCACTGGAACTGGCGGGGCAGCGCCCTTTGATCCCGGGGAAGATTAAGGATCCCCAGGTTCAGAGTACTCAATTGAGTGAGATCACTATCTATGATCTTCCTGCACTGACAGGCAGCTGGGCAGCTTGCGCGGAAGGATTGGCTCATCCCCATACAGGACAAATCCGCCCGATCGTTTTTGATCACAGGTCAGTAGATAGCCGGGACGATGTGGTCCTTGCACACCTCAATCACCGACTTGTGCAAATGTCCTTGCGATTATTACGTGCGGAAGTCTGGTCTCCAGCAAGCAAGAAGGGGTTACATCGCCTGACCGCCCGAATCGTCCCGGACAATGTACTCGTTGATCCAGCAGTCATTGCGTTCGCCCGGTTGGTTGTCATCGGTGGCGATCAAAACCGGCTTCATGAAGAGATCATCACAGCTGGTGGATATTTGAGGGAAGGCAGACTGGTGCGGATGAACGTTGGCCAGGTGACAAGCGCTATAGCTTCTGTGTCTGCCAACGAGCCATCAAAAGCAATGCAGCAACGTCTGCTTGCCCTATATCCAAAGATTGTTCCTCAAATTGTGACCGCACTTGAAGCCCGATCCAATGATAGGGTGGAAGGTATCCAAAAACTGCTGGCAGAAAGAGCCGCTTTTGAGGCAACGAGTATAGAGAGCATTCTCAACGAGTTGGCGGAGTCCATCCGTCAGGAACTGGATGAGCCCGAAGCCGTGCAACTGGAACTGTTCACGAGCGAAGAGAAGGAGCAGTTGAACCGTAACATTGATTCTTTGAAGCGCAGGCTGGCAGCGATACCCGGCGAAATAAAACAAGAAAAGAAAGTTGTTCAGGACAGGTATGCTGATCCGCAGACTCGCATGTTCCCGGTTGCGTTAATGTTCCTCGTACCCCAGAAATTGTCGTAA